The following proteins are co-located in the Corynebacterium aquilae DSM 44791 genome:
- a CDS encoding SLC13 family permease — MDYLEQAEGVGEHPVRRHGIGMVAGVIAAIIIYYIFPHSAVDTVNALNPDAETPFTDGALRITAATAVLMGIWWMTEAIPLAATALVPLVIFPLSQTIAFGKLSGQYASPTIFLFMGGFILALAMQRWNLHRRLALIVVLAVGTKPKQLVLGFMLATGFLSMWVSNTATAVVMLPIGLSIVMLTADIMGGVEKLKNFSTALMLGIAYSASIGSLGTIIGTPPNALLQGYLQESHDIVIGFGRWMMVGVPLAVVFLIIAWLVLVTVFKPEMNDIPGGRELIKKELDDMGKMGRGEVMTAIIFLGAALSWVFIPIILKKTDSDLAIADAAIGMTAAMLLFMIPTRLKKGVRLIDWATASKLPWDVLLLFGGGLALSKMFSESGLSLWIGEQAKGLSSLPTILLIAAIAAIIIFLTEFTSNTATAAAFLPIMGGVAVGIGLTEATPNNVMLLCIPVALAATCAFMLPVATPPNAIAFGSGYVKINEMVRGGLWLNLIGIVLITIVTYFLAVPVFGLVL, encoded by the coding sequence ATGGACTACCTGGAGCAGGCCGAAGGCGTCGGCGAACACCCAGTTCGCCGCCACGGCATCGGCATGGTGGCCGGCGTTATTGCCGCCATCATCATCTACTACATCTTCCCGCACTCCGCCGTTGACACCGTCAACGCACTCAACCCCGATGCGGAAACCCCCTTCACCGACGGTGCACTGCGCATCACCGCAGCCACCGCGGTGCTCATGGGTATTTGGTGGATGACCGAAGCCATCCCGCTGGCGGCCACCGCCCTGGTGCCGCTGGTGATCTTCCCGCTGTCCCAGACCATCGCCTTCGGCAAACTGTCCGGACAGTACGCATCCCCCACCATCTTCCTGTTCATGGGCGGCTTCATCCTCGCCCTGGCCATGCAGCGCTGGAACCTCCACCGCCGACTCGCGCTGATCGTGGTGCTCGCAGTCGGCACCAAGCCCAAGCAGCTAGTCCTGGGCTTCATGCTGGCCACCGGCTTTTTGTCCATGTGGGTGTCCAACACCGCAACCGCAGTCGTCATGCTGCCGATCGGCCTGTCGATTGTCATGCTGACCGCCGACATCATGGGTGGTGTGGAAAAGCTCAAGAACTTCTCCACCGCACTCATGCTCGGCATCGCCTACTCGGCCTCCATTGGCTCCCTGGGCACCATCATCGGCACCCCGCCGAACGCCCTACTCCAGGGCTACCTGCAGGAATCCCACGACATCGTCATCGGTTTCGGCCGCTGGATGATGGTCGGCGTGCCCCTGGCAGTCGTCTTCCTCATCATCGCCTGGCTCGTTCTGGTCACCGTCTTCAAGCCCGAAATGAACGACATTCCCGGCGGCCGCGAGCTCATCAAGAAAGAACTCGACGACATGGGCAAGATGGGCCGCGGCGAAGTCATGACCGCCATCATCTTCCTCGGCGCCGCACTGAGCTGGGTCTTCATCCCGATCATCCTCAAGAAAACCGACAGCGACCTCGCCATCGCCGACGCCGCCATCGGCATGACCGCAGCCATGCTGCTGTTCATGATCCCCACCCGCCTGAAGAAGGGTGTGCGCCTCATCGACTGGGCAACCGCCTCCAAGCTCCCCTGGGACGTGCTGCTCCTGTTCGGCGGCGGCCTGGCACTGTCGAAGATGTTCTCGGAATCCGGCCTGTCCCTGTGGATCGGTGAGCAGGCAAAGGGCCTGTCCAGCCTGCCGACCATCCTGCTGATCGCCGCCATCGCAGCCATCATCATCTTCCTGACTGAGTTCACCTCCAACACCGCTACCGCCGCAGCCTTCCTGCCCATCATGGGCGGCGTCGCCGTCGGTATCGGCCTGACCGAGGCCACCCCGAACAACGTCATGCTGCTGTGCATCCCGGTCGCCCTGGCCGCAACCTGTGCATTCATGCTCCCCGTCGCAACCCCGCCGAACGCCATCGCCTTCGGTTCCGGTTACGTCAAGATCAACGAAATGGTCCGCGGTGGCCTGTGGCTGAACCTCATCGGTATCGTCCTGATCACCATCGTCACCTACTTCCTGGCCGTCCCCGTC
- a CDS encoding phosphoribosylaminoimidazolesuccinocarboxamide synthase codes for MSSLNDYERIAAGKVREIYSVDPDTLLMVVSDRISVFDYILDTPIPDKGKILTGMSKFFFDTIDFPNHLAGELDDERIPREARGRAMLVKKLDMVPFECVARGYLTGSALKEYRQTGTVCGIELPEGLTEASKLPEPIFTPATKAELGDHDENVSFEYMVDKLGRESAEQLRDATLSIYSQAAAIAEKAGIILVDTKFEFGRDENGQLVLADEVLTPDSSRYWPANKYQEGQPQPSFDKQYVRDWVAANTTDWDNIPSLPQEVVAATRALYVDAYEKITGQSFEDYLNQLAS; via the coding sequence GTGAGCAGCTTAAATGATTACGAGCGCATCGCCGCCGGCAAAGTACGCGAAATCTACTCCGTCGATCCGGACACATTGCTGATGGTGGTCTCTGACCGCATCAGCGTGTTCGACTACATCCTCGACACCCCCATCCCGGACAAGGGCAAGATCCTCACCGGGATGAGCAAGTTCTTCTTCGACACCATCGACTTCCCCAACCACCTGGCAGGCGAGTTGGATGATGAGCGCATCCCGCGCGAGGCGCGCGGCCGCGCCATGCTGGTCAAAAAGCTCGACATGGTGCCCTTCGAGTGCGTGGCCCGCGGCTATCTGACCGGTAGTGCGTTGAAGGAATACCGCCAGACCGGCACGGTGTGCGGCATCGAACTTCCCGAAGGGCTTACTGAGGCATCCAAGCTGCCGGAGCCGATTTTCACCCCGGCCACCAAGGCGGAGCTCGGCGATCACGACGAAAACGTCTCCTTCGAGTACATGGTCGACAAGCTGGGGCGCGAATCCGCCGAACAGCTGCGCGACGCCACCTTGTCGATCTACTCCCAGGCCGCAGCCATCGCGGAGAAAGCCGGCATCATCCTGGTGGACACCAAGTTCGAATTCGGGCGCGACGAAAACGGCCAGCTGGTGCTGGCCGACGAGGTCCTCACCCCGGATTCCTCCCGCTACTGGCCGGCCAATAAGTACCAGGAAGGCCAGCCCCAGCCCAGCTTCGATAAGCAGTATGTGCGCGACTGGGTGGCAGCCAACACCACCGACTGGGACAACATCCCCTCGCTTCCGCAAGAGGTGGTGGCCGCGACCCGCGCCCTGTACGTGGATGCCTATGAAAAGATCACCGGCCAGAGTTTTGAGGACTACCTCAACCAGCTAGCGTCCTAA
- a CDS encoding S9 family peptidase, producing MSNASNSFAEVTAPVAAKRPIVRSHHGREFVDDYEWLREKASQEVRDYLDAENAYTEAQTAHLANLRENLFTELKNRVKETDMSVPTRIRGWWYFTRTQEGKSYGMVSRVKATGAADEVPPTVDPEKPLPGEQLLLDCNELAEGHDFFAMGTSTPNDSGTVLAYSTDTAGDERYTLVFKDLATGELLPDRLENIDGGGTWLGDDYFFYTRVDEAWRPYQIWRHKLGTDVADDVLVFQEDDERFWLGVGTTRSEKFLLVAAGSKITSEVYYLNADDPEGELTLIRERESGLEYDVDHVQVAGEDYWVVTHNAFGPNFAVSVNKVGEKLEFDQSHTLVPHRDDVRIEGIDPFRDYLALGYRAGGIGRLAIMDLKHGAPNPDAAEGSVAKLFGTFEQIDFDEELYTCGMSANPEWDAQVLRISYGSFTTPGTLYQLDPATGERIVLKQQEVIGGYDPSEYTSTRLWVTAEDGVRIPVSLVHRADLDLGQPNPVLLYGYGSYEHSIDPAFSLIRMSLMDRGIIFAVAHVRGGGEMGRGWYDTGKTVTKKNTFTDFIAVAKDLLRRGVTTREQMVASGGSAGGLLMGAVANMGGEYFHAIHAAVPFVDPLTSMLMPELPLTATEWDEWGNPLAEVEVYDYMASYAPYENVEAKQYPNILAVTSINDTRVLYVEPAKWIAKLRATATGGQFLLKTEMAAGHGGVSGRYDSWRQAAFEYAWMINQITGLTE from the coding sequence ATGTCTAATGCCTCGAATTCTTTCGCTGAAGTCACCGCCCCGGTCGCCGCCAAGCGCCCGATTGTGCGCAGCCACCACGGCCGCGAGTTTGTCGACGATTATGAGTGGTTGCGTGAAAAGGCCTCGCAGGAGGTCCGCGACTACCTGGATGCGGAAAACGCCTACACCGAGGCCCAAACCGCGCACCTTGCCAACTTGCGGGAAAACCTTTTCACCGAGCTGAAAAACCGGGTGAAAGAAACCGACATGTCGGTGCCGACCCGTATCCGCGGCTGGTGGTACTTCACCCGCACCCAGGAAGGCAAAAGCTACGGGATGGTCTCCCGGGTGAAGGCCACCGGGGCTGCCGACGAGGTTCCTCCCACGGTTGATCCGGAAAAGCCCCTGCCGGGCGAGCAGCTGCTGCTGGACTGTAACGAGCTGGCCGAGGGGCACGACTTTTTCGCCATGGGCACCTCCACCCCGAACGATTCGGGCACGGTGCTGGCCTACTCCACCGATACCGCCGGCGATGAGCGCTACACCCTGGTGTTTAAAGACCTAGCAACCGGTGAGCTGCTACCTGACCGCCTGGAAAACATCGACGGGGGCGGCACCTGGCTGGGTGATGATTACTTCTTCTACACCCGCGTGGATGAGGCCTGGCGCCCGTACCAGATTTGGCGCCACAAGCTCGGCACCGATGTGGCAGACGATGTGCTGGTCTTCCAGGAAGACGATGAGCGTTTTTGGTTGGGGGTGGGCACCACCCGCAGTGAAAAGTTCCTGCTGGTGGCGGCTGGCTCGAAGATCACCAGCGAGGTGTATTACCTGAATGCGGATGATCCGGAAGGGGAGTTGACGCTTATCCGCGAACGCGAATCCGGCCTGGAATACGACGTCGATCATGTGCAGGTCGCCGGCGAGGATTATTGGGTGGTCACCCACAACGCTTTCGGTCCGAACTTTGCCGTGAGTGTGAACAAGGTGGGCGAAAAGCTGGAGTTCGACCAGTCCCACACCTTGGTGCCGCACCGCGATGATGTGCGCATCGAGGGCATTGATCCCTTCCGCGACTACCTGGCGTTGGGCTATCGTGCCGGCGGCATTGGCCGGTTGGCGATCATGGATCTCAAGCACGGTGCCCCCAACCCGGATGCTGCCGAGGGGTCGGTGGCGAAGCTGTTTGGCACTTTCGAGCAAATCGACTTCGACGAGGAGCTGTATACCTGCGGGATGAGCGCGAACCCGGAGTGGGATGCGCAAGTGTTGCGCATCAGCTACGGCTCTTTCACCACCCCGGGCACCCTGTACCAGCTGGATCCGGCCACCGGCGAGCGGATTGTGCTCAAGCAGCAGGAAGTGATCGGCGGCTACGACCCGAGCGAATACACCTCCACCAGGTTGTGGGTGACCGCGGAAGACGGGGTGCGCATCCCGGTGTCGCTGGTGCACCGCGCGGATTTGGATCTGGGCCAGCCGAACCCGGTGCTGCTTTATGGCTACGGCTCCTATGAGCACTCCATTGATCCGGCGTTTTCCCTGATCCGGATGTCGCTGATGGATCGCGGCATCATTTTTGCGGTCGCCCACGTGCGCGGCGGCGGGGAGATGGGGCGCGGCTGGTACGACACCGGCAAGACGGTGACGAAGAAGAACACCTTCACCGACTTCATCGCGGTGGCCAAGGATCTGCTGCGCCGTGGCGTGACCACCCGGGAGCAGATGGTGGCATCCGGTGGTAGTGCCGGCGGGTTGCTCATGGGCGCGGTCGCCAACATGGGTGGCGAGTACTTCCACGCTATCCACGCCGCAGTGCCCTTTGTGGATCCGCTGACCAGCATGTTGATGCCGGAGCTGCCGCTGACTGCCACTGAGTGGGACGAGTGGGGCAACCCGCTGGCGGAGGTGGAGGTGTATGACTACATGGCCTCCTACGCCCCCTATGAGAACGTGGAAGCTAAGCAGTACCCCAACATTTTGGCGGTCACCAGCATTAACGACACCCGCGTTTTGTATGTGGAGCCGGCCAAGTGGATCGCGAAGCTGCGCGCTACCGCAACGGGTGGGCAGTTCCTGCTGAAAACGGAGATGGCTGCTGGCCACGGTGGTGTCTCCGGTCGCTATGACTCCTGGCGCCAGGCCGCGTTTGAGTATGCGTGGATGATCAACCAGATCACCGGTCTGACGGAGTAG